CGTCGCTCGCGGGATCGTTCGCCTGGGCGATGTTGCCGAAATCATCACCGGCGACGATGGCGAAGCTCGACTGCTCGAAGGGATCGCGCTCGTACCGGCTCCCGATGTGGACCAAACCCGCTTGCTCAAGCGACAAGAGGTTCAACAACTGCTGCAGCTGAGCGGTGTGCAACTCCGCGAACATCGCTTCAGCGGGGCTGAGGTCACTCAACTGCGGGCTGGAATGCCGATTGCAACTCACAACGTCCGCAAAGTCGCGTCGGCGGTGGAATTGATTCCCACCGTAATCCCTGCCGAACAACAGCCCGCGACCGAAGCCAACGCTGCTGCCCGGATCGGCCAGGCCCTTGTCAGTCACTTGAATGCTGTCTCGGACTTTCCTGCCGAGTGGCAAGCCGAAGTCGCCTTCTCACCGCGCGTTGCTCAGGCCGTGGAAGGCCAGCAGATCGTTCGCGTCGAAGGTGGCATCTCTCCTTGGCTGGGTCGGCAGACTTTCATGCTGCTCATCGGCAACGAAGCAGCTCCCACTCGCCTGCCGATCGAAGCCGAAGTCTCGGGCACGGCCCGCGCGGTCACCACCATTCGCACCATCGAACGGGGCACCATGCTCACCGCTGACGACCTGCAACTGCAAACGGTCTCACTCAAGAGTGGCGTACGTCTGGTCTTCGATCCGCAGCAACTCATCGGTCAAGAAGCGACTCGCACGCTCAACGCGGGGCAACTCGTCGGCATCGATATGGTTCGCGCTTTGCGGCTCGTCAAGCGAGGCGAAGACATTCAGGTCTTCTCGATTGGTGCAGGCTTGCAAATTGTCGAACCAGCCAAGGCCCTGGCCGATGGCGGACAAGGGGACTCGATCACGGTCGAGTTTGCCGATCGTCGCAAGATGACGGCCCGCGTCACGGGCACTCGCCGGGCCGAAGTCTATGCGATGCAGACCATCCGCTCGCAAGTAGATACCACCACGCAATTGATTCGCCGTTAATTCGCACGCACGCACAGGCACGCTGGCATCATGCAACACCTCAACCGCACATCCTGGCGAACGATTCCTTCAGTGGCTCTGCTGATGGGGAGTTCCACGCTGTACGTCATCGCTCAGCAGCCTCGCCAAGAGGAAGGCCCAAGTTCGAGCTTGTACGCATCGCGGGTCGCCTATCAGGCTCAGATGCAACCGGGGCCACCGATGGGCAACGGCTGGTACGAAGCTCCGCTGCCGCCGCCGAAGGAAGTGAAGAAGGGGGATCTGATCAAGATTCGCGTCGACATCAATTCGCAGATGGCTTCGGAAGGTGAAGTTCAACGCCGCAAGAATACACAGTACGACGCAATCCTGAACGACTGGGTGCTACTCAACGGTCTGCGCTCGGTGAAACCAGCACCGCAGAGCGATGGCGACCAACGCATTCGCGGTACCAACAATCAACTCTATCGGGCCACCGGAGAACTCGACACGGCCGAAGTGATGAAGTTCAACATCACTGCAACCGTCGTCGACATTCTGCCCAACGGCAACCTGGTGGTCGAAGCCCACTGGAAGATCAACAACAACAACGAACAGTGGATTCGTTCGCTGTCGGGCATTGTTGCACGCGAAAACATCGGCCCGGGCAATCTAGTGTTGGGCGAAGATGTCGCCGAACTCCACATCGGCAAAAAGGAACTTGGCACCGTCCGCGATTCCTACACGCGGGGCTGGGTCACTCGCCTGCTCGACGTCTTCAGCCCGTTCTAATTCATCCGACTTTTGCACTTGCTGCCCGAAAATAATCCAATGAAAAACTTCATCCTCTTCCTTGCGACAATCTTCACGCTGGCCAGCACGGCCCGCGCCGAGATCAAGCTGAGCGATGTCTGCCGCATCAAGGGCCAAGAAGAAAACACGCTGCACGGCATGGGTCTGGTCGTCGGCTTGAAGGGGACTGGCGACGGAGACTCGCGAACCACGATGCGGGCGCTGGCTCGCTACATGGAATTGATGGGGCATCGCCTCGGCAACGATCCACGCGGTCAAACCATGCTGGAAGAGTTGAAGGGTGTGAAGAACGTCGCGATGGTGTTTCTCACCGTCACGGTTCCCGCGGGTGGAGCCCAACAGGGCGACTTGATCGATTGCAAAGTGAGTGCCCTCAGTGCCAAGAGCATCGAAGGTGGTTACTTGATGCTGACCGAACTCCACGGCCCCGTGCCGGGCGATAAAACGGTCTATGGCATTGCCAAGGGTCAAATCTCGATCGACGACATCATCAAGCCCCAAACGGGCACCATCGCCCGTGGCTGCCAGATGGAACAGAAGTTTCAGAACGAGTTCGTGAAGGACGGCAAGTTGCTGCTGGTGATGAGCAAGGACCAGGCCACCTTTCAAATGACTTCGCTCGTCGAACAAAGCGTGAACCGCGAACCTGACTTTCGCATCGGCAGCACCGGCGAAGGAATCGCCCGTGCTCTCGATCAAGTGCGCGTGCAAGTGATCATCCCCGCCACCTATGCCGACAACCCGGCTTTGTTCGCTTCGGTGCTGATGGAAACTCGCGTCGGTCGGCCGCAGACCGATACCACCGTCATTATCAACGAACGAAAGCAGGCCGTCATTGTCGGGGCTGATGTGGAAATTGGCCCCGTCGCAGTGATGCACAAGAATCGCCTGATTCAGGTTGGCGGCGAACAGTTGAATCAGTTTGTCGAAGTGAATCCCGCTGCCGAAACCCAAAAGCCCAAGTTGGCCGCTCTGGTCGACGCCCTCAATACGTTGAAGGTTCCCGCTGAAGACGTGATCGACATCATCAAGATGCTCAAGCACAAGCGGGCCCTCTACGGCGAATTAATCATCGAATAGTTCCCAAGTAGCCCGACGCGTCAGCGAGGGGAACTCCTTCGCAGGTCACCTTCGCCAACCACACTAAACCTCACACTTCTGCATACAACTCCCATGCAAATCAACGCCGCAACCCTGACGATGGCTGGCCCGCGAGGTGAAGCACCCACCGGCTTGATGGCCAAGACGACTTCGCACGACGAAGCTCGCGAAGCGTTCACCGATTTTGTCGGCCAGACGATGTTCGGCCAGGCTTTGTCTTCGATGCGAAAAACCGTCGAGAAGTCGGAGTACTTTCACGGCGGTCGTGCTGAGGAAGTGTTTCAAGGCCAGCTCGATCAAATCCTGGCCGAAGAATTGACGGAAGCATCGGCCGATTCCTTCGCCGGCCCGATGTTCGACATGTTCATGCTGCACCGCTCTTAGTTTTGCTCGCGACCCGCAGTTCACCCTTGCTCCTCACCTGAAAATAGTGCGATCTTCCATGACGACAGCCTTAGCCACATCGCCAGTTGCCGTGAACGCTGTAGTGCCACCGGTGCAGATCGCTCCGCAGGTTGCTCCCCAGACCGCCACGAAGGTCGATTGGGAAGCCGAGATTTCGCAACTACTGGCCGAACTGAGCGGCGTGCAAGCAGAACTACTGGCCGTGCTGGGCGAGAAACGGCAACGGTTGGCCGCGGTCGAAATCGGCAGCATGTCCGAACTGCAGGTTCGCGAACAAGCACTCTGCGATCGCTTGCAAGCGTGCCACACGCGGCGCGAGGAATTGCTGGCCGCGGCCAAGCAGCAAGGTCTGCCAGCCGACAGCATGACCTCGCTAGCGAAAGCTGCTGTCGGGACCACGAGCACATCGCAGCGTGACAAACTGCGCAAGGACCTGGCAAACTCGGCAAGCCGTATGCGACTGTTACAGGCCCAGAGCCTGACAAACTGGGTCGTGGCTCAACGTTCGCTGCTGCATGTGTCGCAATTGCTGGAGATTATCGCCACCGGTGGCCGCTTACAGCCGACCTATGGAGTAGGGGAAGGTGTGCACAATCGTGGTGGCATGGTCGACCACGAAGCCTAAGCCAATAGCGACCAATCCATGTCACTCTTCAGCACCATCCAGATCGCGAAGAACTCGCTGGTCGCAGCCCAAATGGGACTGCAGGTCACGAGCAACAACGTAGCCAACGCGAACACTCCCGGCTACATTCGCCAGAATCTGGTCCTGACACCCGCCCCCACGCAGCGTTACGGCGGCCTGCTGCTTGGCCTGGGCGTCAGCGTGCAAGCGGTCGTGCAACAGACCGATCGCTTTCTCGAAGAGCGGGTGCGCAACGCCGCCAGCGATCTGGCCAACAGCCAGGCCCAGGAAGATACCTACGTTCAACTCGAGTCGCTGATCGGCGAACTGAGCGACACTGACCTCAGCACCGGCCTGAGCGAGTTCTTCAACAGCATTCACGACATTCTCAACCAGCCCGATAGTGCCAGCGTCCGCAACCTGGCCGTGCTGCAAGGGAAAACGCTGACCGACGATATCCGCCGGCTTGATACGCGGGTGCGCGAAGTGCGCGATAACGTGAACGATCAGATCGGCGCTGCGGCCGACGAGATTAATCGCCTGTTGAAGGAAGTCTCGACGCTGAACGTGCAGATCTCGATTGCCGAAGGAGGCGGGGCAGTTGCTAGCGATGCCGTCGGCCTGCGCGATAAGCGGAGCCAGGTGCTCACGCAACTCTCGTCGATCATCGATATTCAAGCGGTCGAACAGACCAGCGGCGATGTGACGGTCTTCTCGGGCGGTGATTACCTCGTATTTCAGGGCACTTTTCGCCCGGTGACGACGGTCACCAAGTCTGACCGCGATTTGAACTCCTACGAAATTCGCCTCGCCGAAACCGATTCGCCCATCAACACCTCCAGCGGTTCGCTCGCCGGACTGATCTCCTCGCGCGATAACATCCTGGGGGGCTTTCTCGATCAACTCGATACGTTCACACAGAACTTGATGTTCGAGTTCAACAAGCTGCACAGCAGCGGGCAGGGACTCACCGGGCTGAGTGAAGCGACGAGCGAATTCGCCGTGAATAACACGGCTGCGGCCCTCGATCAGGCTGGCTTGACCTTCAATCCCGTGAATGGATCGTTCGAAGTCCTGGTGCGCAATCAACAAACGGGCCTGACCACCACCACGCAGGTGCGCGTCGATCTCAACGGCCTCGATGGCGATACCACGCTCGACGAACTGGCTGCTGCGATCAACAACATCGACGGCATTTCGGCCATTGTCACGCCCAATCGCAAGTTGGAGATCAAAGGGGACTCGCAACTAGTCACCTTCAGTTTTGCCAACGACACCAGCGGAGCACTCGCAGCCCTGGGTGTGAATACGTTCTTCACCGGTTCCGGCGCGTCGAGCATTGGCATCAACAAGACAGTGCAAACCGATCCCTCGAAGTTCGCAGCCAGCGGCGGTGGCATTGGCGAAGACACCGCCATTGCCGTGAAACTGGCGAACTTGCTGAACGCACCGCTGGCTTCGCTCGGCGGTTCGAATTTGGCCGTGCAGTACGATCGCTTTGTGGGTGAAGTGACGCAAGGCGCTTCGGTCACCAAGAGCGTGGCGGAAGGCTTTCGTGTTTTTCACGGCACGCTCGAAGGTCAGCTGTTGGCCGTGCAAGGCGTGAACATCGACGAAGAGGCCATCAAGATGATCGCCTATCAGCGGGCCTTTCAAGCGTCGGCCCGCGTTGTTTCGACCATCAGCGAACTGCTGGAGACGCTCGTCAACCTGTAATCGATTGAACTCATTGCCCGCCTCACCGCCCGCAAACTATCCCACCGCCCATGGCAGCCATCTATCCCATTCCGACCACGCGCGTCAGCGAAGCGCTGACCCATTCGCGCATGCTGTCGCAGTTGCAGTCGGATGAAGTTTCGATTCTGCGATTGCAACAACAGATCGCCACTGGCCGGCGCATCTTTCAGCCCAGCGACGATGCTCCCGCGGCCCAGCGCGCCATCAGCTTGCAGCGCTTGCTCGAACAAAAGGCGCAGGCCCGCGAAAACCTGAGTACGAGTCAGTCGTATCTGTCGGCCACCGATACTGCCGTGCAGGGAATCACGAATACGCTTAACGCGGTTCGCTCCGAAGTCCTCGGCGTCACCGACTCCGTCAGCAGCGAAGCAGCACGCGAAGCGGCAATCCAGCAAGTGCAACTCGCGATCGAGCAGCTGGCCGACGTGGGGAACCAGGTCTTCCGCGGTCGCTATCTGTTTGCTGGCTCGCGGACCACGACGCAGCCCTTTCAACTGACGGGGAACCAGGTTTCGTACCTCGGCAACGAATCGCAGCTGCAAAGTTATTCCGATGTCGACCTGCTGTTTTCTACCAACCTGCCCGGCAGCGATATCTTTGGCGGGTTTTCGAACGAGGTGCACGGCACGATCGACCTGAATCCCGTCGCCACGCGCGAAACACTCCTCACCGACCTGCATGGTGGTCGGGGCATCACCAAGGGAAGCATTGCCATCTCGGACGGCACTTCCACGAAGATCATCGACTTCGCCGGTGCCGAAACACTGGGCGATGTTGCCGATCTGATCAATGCCAATGCTCCCACCGGTCGTACGGTCAGCGCGCGAATCACCAACAATGGGCTGGTACTGGATATCGACGATGCGGGGGGCGGCAACTTCACCATTCGCGAGGTGGGTGGTGGGACCACCGCAGCCGAACTCGGCATTTATCAGCCCACAGGTGTGCTGACCGGCGCAATTACGGGTGCTGACCTCAATCCACGTTTGCGACCAACCACCAGCTTGAACGCTGTCTTCGGCAGCCGTGCGCGCACAGTGCTGGAGTCGCCGGGCCTGAACAACAACATCGTTATCGAATCACTCACGCGTGGTACGGCCAATAATGGCGTCACTGTTCAATTGGTCGACGATGCCCTGCTCGATGCTGGGCCCGGTCTGATCGCCGGCTTTGAAACAGCCACCTATTCTGCTGCACCAGTGGCTGCTCGCGCGGGGCTCACGTTCAACGGTTTTGGCAACAACCTGCAATTGACGGGCAACGTAACTGGCACCTCCCTCAACAACGTGCAGATTCAAGTGGTTGATGCGGGAGCCATCGGTGCGAATGCAACGGCTACATTTAACTCGACCACCAAAACGCTGACGATCGGCATTGATAGCGCCGGCGGCACTGAAATTCAAAATGTCATCGCCGCCATCAATGGCGAAGGAACGTTCACCGCGGCCTACGATGCTGCCAATCCGGCCGACGGCGGCTATAACCCAACCGCCACGATTCCTGCCGGCGATGCTGGACTGGTCACTGGCAATACAGGGAACAGTGGCGGCGATGCGAACACAATCTTTGTAAACGTGCAGCGGAACGCGACCACAGCCAACCAGGTGCTCGTGGCCCTACAAGGCAACGCGGCCATTCAGGCCCAGTTTTCGACCACACTCGAACAGCAAGATTCCACGGGTGCAGGGTCGGCGGGAAGTGGCGGCGTCGATCTCAATGCCA
Above is a window of Anatilimnocola aggregata DNA encoding:
- a CDS encoding rod-binding protein, which gives rise to MQINAATLTMAGPRGEAPTGLMAKTTSHDEAREAFTDFVGQTMFGQALSSMRKTVEKSEYFHGGRAEEVFQGQLDQILAEELTEASADSFAGPMFDMFMLHRS
- a CDS encoding flagellar basal body P-ring protein FlgI, which translates into the protein MKNFILFLATIFTLASTARAEIKLSDVCRIKGQEENTLHGMGLVVGLKGTGDGDSRTTMRALARYMELMGHRLGNDPRGQTMLEELKGVKNVAMVFLTVTVPAGGAQQGDLIDCKVSALSAKSIEGGYLMLTELHGPVPGDKTVYGIAKGQISIDDIIKPQTGTIARGCQMEQKFQNEFVKDGKLLLVMSKDQATFQMTSLVEQSVNREPDFRIGSTGEGIARALDQVRVQVIIPATYADNPALFASVLMETRVGRPQTDTTVIINERKQAVIVGADVEIGPVAVMHKNRLIQVGGEQLNQFVEVNPAAETQKPKLAALVDALNTLKVPAEDVIDIIKMLKHKRALYGELIIE
- the flgA gene encoding flagellar basal body P-ring formation chaperone FlgA is translated as MTVQLQKSMFFAAILVASQWSARAAEIHFQADATVARGIVRLGDVAEIITGDDGEARLLEGIALVPAPDVDQTRLLKRQEVQQLLQLSGVQLREHRFSGAEVTQLRAGMPIATHNVRKVASAVELIPTVIPAEQQPATEANAAARIGQALVSHLNAVSDFPAEWQAEVAFSPRVAQAVEGQQIVRVEGGISPWLGRQTFMLLIGNEAAPTRLPIEAEVSGTARAVTTIRTIERGTMLTADDLQLQTVSLKSGVRLVFDPQQLIGQEATRTLNAGQLVGIDMVRALRLVKRGEDIQVFSIGAGLQIVEPAKALADGGQGDSITVEFADRRKMTARVTGTRRAEVYAMQTIRSQVDTTTQLIRR
- the flgN gene encoding flagellar export chaperone FlgN; the encoded protein is MTTALATSPVAVNAVVPPVQIAPQVAPQTATKVDWEAEISQLLAELSGVQAELLAVLGEKRQRLAAVEIGSMSELQVREQALCDRLQACHTRREELLAAAKQQGLPADSMTSLAKAAVGTTSTSQRDKLRKDLANSASRMRLLQAQSLTNWVVAQRSLLHVSQLLEIIATGGRLQPTYGVGEGVHNRGGMVDHEA
- the flgL gene encoding flagellar hook-associated protein FlgL; amino-acid sequence: MAAIYPIPTTRVSEALTHSRMLSQLQSDEVSILRLQQQIATGRRIFQPSDDAPAAQRAISLQRLLEQKAQARENLSTSQSYLSATDTAVQGITNTLNAVRSEVLGVTDSVSSEAAREAAIQQVQLAIEQLADVGNQVFRGRYLFAGSRTTTQPFQLTGNQVSYLGNESQLQSYSDVDLLFSTNLPGSDIFGGFSNEVHGTIDLNPVATRETLLTDLHGGRGITKGSIAISDGTSTKIIDFAGAETLGDVADLINANAPTGRTVSARITNNGLVLDIDDAGGGNFTIREVGGGTTAAELGIYQPTGVLTGAITGADLNPRLRPTTSLNAVFGSRARTVLESPGLNNNIVIESLTRGTANNGVTVQLVDDALLDAGPGLIAGFETATYSAAPVAARAGLTFNGFGNNLQLTGNVTGTSLNNVQIQVVDAGAIGANATATFNSTTKTLTIGIDSAGGTEIQNVIAAINGEGTFTAAYDAANPADGGYNPTATIPAGDAGLVTGNTGNSGGDANTIFVNVQRNATTANQVLVALQGNAAIQAQFSTTLEQQDSTGAGSAGSGGVDLNATAVTSGGSGFEPDLASGLRIVNGNNTYNVSFAGAQSVQDILNTLNGSGAGVLAEINAAGDGLVIRSHVSGYDFSIGENGGNTATQLGVRSLTAATDLANLNYGRGVTSIAGTDFTIVRNDGVPLEIDVSSATNMQQVLDLINNHASNQVPGAQVTARLAQFGNGIELVDSTVGAGSLHIVRATGSNAATELGLIPQGANQSLPAVVSGPNTVLTGVDANPQEVSGVFNSLLRIKDALVNFDLGKLERSVELLDADMDKILFARSELGARAQGLDTLDARLEDEDVELQAALSNEIEVDWTAAISTLAARQASLQASLQLTAQAFQLSLLNYL
- the flgK gene encoding flagellar hook-associated protein FlgK; the protein is MSLFSTIQIAKNSLVAAQMGLQVTSNNVANANTPGYIRQNLVLTPAPTQRYGGLLLGLGVSVQAVVQQTDRFLEERVRNAASDLANSQAQEDTYVQLESLIGELSDTDLSTGLSEFFNSIHDILNQPDSASVRNLAVLQGKTLTDDIRRLDTRVREVRDNVNDQIGAAADEINRLLKEVSTLNVQISIAEGGGAVASDAVGLRDKRSQVLTQLSSIIDIQAVEQTSGDVTVFSGGDYLVFQGTFRPVTTVTKSDRDLNSYEIRLAETDSPINTSSGSLAGLISSRDNILGGFLDQLDTFTQNLMFEFNKLHSSGQGLTGLSEATSEFAVNNTAAALDQAGLTFNPVNGSFEVLVRNQQTGLTTTTQVRVDLNGLDGDTTLDELAAAINNIDGISAIVTPNRKLEIKGDSQLVTFSFANDTSGALAALGVNTFFTGSGASSIGINKTVQTDPSKFAASGGGIGEDTAIAVKLANLLNAPLASLGGSNLAVQYDRFVGEVTQGASVTKSVAEGFRVFHGTLEGQLLAVQGVNIDEEAIKMIAYQRAFQASARVVSTISELLETLVNL
- a CDS encoding flagellar basal body L-ring protein FlgH, coding for MQHLNRTSWRTIPSVALLMGSSTLYVIAQQPRQEEGPSSSLYASRVAYQAQMQPGPPMGNGWYEAPLPPPKEVKKGDLIKIRVDINSQMASEGEVQRRKNTQYDAILNDWVLLNGLRSVKPAPQSDGDQRIRGTNNQLYRATGELDTAEVMKFNITATVVDILPNGNLVVEAHWKINNNNEQWIRSLSGIVARENIGPGNLVLGEDVAELHIGKKELGTVRDSYTRGWVTRLLDVFSPF